A genome region from Anastrepha obliqua isolate idAnaObli1 chromosome 4, idAnaObli1_1.0, whole genome shotgun sequence includes the following:
- the LOC129244006 gene encoding vacuolar protein-sorting-associated protein 25: MTEFQWPWEYTFPPFFTLQPHEETRNQQIKVWSDLFLQYLKHLNKFQVNINESSSPLFYNETLKRRLTPETILHILEQLRQTGHAAPLDKRRIEWQVYWYTLEEYANMVYDWVQQTGQLNTICTLYEIASGENSEGMEFHGVDEAVLLNALRILENKGKCEIVQLDDSYGIKFF; the protein is encoded by the exons atGACAGAATTTCAATGGCCATGGGAGTATACatttccaccatttttcac TTTACAGCCACACGAAGAGACACGCAATCAGCAAATTAAAGTATGGTCCGATCTCTTTCTGCAGTACCTCAAACATCTGAATAAATTCCAAGTTAATATTAATGAAAGTAGCTCTCCACTTTTCTACAATGAAACATTGAAACGTCGCTTAACACCCGAAACTATATTGCATATTTTGGAGCAATTGCGACAAACCGGTCATGCAGCACCACTGGATAAGCGACGCATAGAGTGGCAGGTATACTGGTATACATTGGAGGAGTATGCGAATATGGTGTACGATTGGGTGCAGCAGACGGGGCAGTTGAATACAATTTGCACGTTGTATGAAATTGCGTCTGGTGAGAATTCTGAGGGCATGGAATTTCATGGTGTTGATGAGGCAGTGCTGTTGAATGCATTGCGCATTTTGGAGAATAAAGGCAAATGTGAGATAGTGCAATTGGACGACAGTTATGGCATTAAATTCTTCTAG
- the LOC129244004 gene encoding mRNA export factor Gle1: MSEVSCELEVGDLKPHEITFQHAIEISPLIKERTIGPDMPEPRDEEPESAPIICQKSRVQKRESSPKLIIPVLKPSSSLDYELVSATMILRDAEEKRKKHVRQQMHNMQEKQLAVLRDNAARLREQQGKQVQELIAEKQRSDAQIIQEAEKQTMLELQEYEQQISSIRLQAKRQLQLFSFQCVAKYHSVFRSKYEAVAKALISIDKQALLSCSDYNRQLKELVELFETLTTKIKTDECGAAELKLADSLCNKMDGLYATINEDLEKLVKQQEHTQREEQRKAEEQVLAAALTLSQTPQALVETTAPTTTEHSQVAPQTVPAQQTPETQLQQHTQPLTQPSVPTEQVSHTAPTANQENSVAQKFYQEIYSFYQEKVDGVKPLQSDENMKKYRFACQKAINIPLNAISAVSAQHLQDKFERIFNFLNGQPLKTAEGQVSVNDHPLGRNYCLLLTAKRFVNQGETAISSNPQAAFPVASVVVSLWKLIPEFGKLFLAYIFKESPSLVPLRSKSVEEYNDLKRQAGITRLYAAVMITNGRRADGPDHPYGLEHAWRWLVDYSNLEPLPDISATLILEMLQTLGFAMCRTYGKQFSKLLLYIQRDYFARLVQVDEGGPRTRLEMLFMNCLNQKQIPEPQGTLGPSFW; the protein is encoded by the exons ATGAGTGAAGTT AGTTGCGAGTTAGAGGTTGGCGACTTAAAACCACATGAAATAACGTTCCAGCATGCAATAGAAATTTCACCATTAATTAAGGAGCGCACCATTGGGCCAGATATGCCCGAGCCACGAGATGAAGAGCCGGAAAGTGCACCAATCATTTGCCAAAAAAGTCGGGTACAAAAACGAGAAAGCTCACCAAAGCTAATAATACCAGTGTTAAAACCTTCTTCG TCCTTAGACTATGAATTGGTTAGCGCCACAATGATACTACGCGATGCTGAGGAAAAGCGCAAGAAACATGTACGGCAGCAAATGCACAATATGCAGGAAAAACAACTGGCCGTATTACGGGACAATGCGGCGCGCCTGCGAGAACAACAAGGCAAACAGGTGCAAGAGCTAATCGCGGAGAAACAACGCAGCGATGCACAAATAATACAAGAGGCTGAAAAACAGACAATGCTCGAATTGCAGGAATACGAGCAACAAATAAGCTCCATTCGCTTGCAAGCCAAGCGTCAGCTGCAACTTTTCTCCTTTCAATGTGTGGCCAAATACCACAGCGTTTTTCGTAGCAAATATGAAGCTGTTGCGAAAGCGTTGATTTCCATTGACAAACAAGCGCTGCTATCCTGCAGCGATTACAATCGCCAATTGAAAGAACTCGTCGAGTTATTCGAAACGCTAactaccaaaattaaaacagATGAATGCGGCGCCGCAGAACTAAAACTCGCTGACAGTCTTTGTAATAAAATGGACGGTTTATATGCGACCATAAATgaagatttggaaaaattagtaaaacagCAAGAACACACGCAGCGAGAAGAGCAGCGCAAGGCCGAAGAACAAGTGCTCGCTGCTGCTTTGACCTTGTCGCAAACACCACAGGCACTGGTTGAGACAACAGCGCCAACCACTACAGAGCACTCACAAGTGGCACCTCAAACAGTGCCAGCACAGCAAACTCCTGAGACGCAGCTGCAACAGCACACACAGCCATTGACTCAACCATCGGTTCCTACAGAGCAAGTAAGCCACACTGCACCGACCGCAAATCAGGAGAACTCCGTTGCACAAAAATTCTATCAAGAAATCTACAGTTTTTATCAGGAAAAGGTAGATGGTGTGAAGCCTCTGCAATCGGATGAAAATATGAAGAAGTATAGGTTTGCTTGCCAGAAAGCGATTAACATACCATTGAATGCCATATCGGCAGTCAGTGCACAGCATTTGCAG GATAAATTCGAACGAATTTTTAACTTCCTCAATGGACAACCACTCAAAACTGCGGAGGGACAAGTTAGCGTTAACGACCATCCCTTGGGTCGCAATTATTGCTTGTTGTTGACAGCGAAACGGTTTGTAAATCAAGGTGAAACCGCCATTTCCAGCAATCCACAAGCCGCTTTTCCTGTCGCCTCGGTTGTGGTCTCACTCTGGAAGCTCATACCCGAGTTTGGAAAACTTTTCCTTGCCTACATCTTTAAGGAATCGCCGTCTCTGGTGCCGTTGCGTAGTAAATCCGTGGAAGAGTACAACGACTTGAAACGACAGGCGGGTATTACACGTCTATATGCCGCCGTGATGATCACGAATGGACGTCGGGCCGACGGCCCGGATCACCCATATGGACTTGAGCATGCTTGGCGTTGGCTTGTTGATTACAGCAATCTTGAGCCTTTGCCCGACATTAGCGCGACATTGATTTTGGAAATGCTGCAGACATTGGGCTTCGCCATGTGTCGCACTTACGGCAAACAATTCTCTAAACTGCTTCTGTACATCCAACGCGATTATTTTGCAAGATTGGTACAAGTGGACGAAGGTGGCCCGCGTACGCGTTTGGAAATGCTCTTCATGAATTGTTTGAATCAGAAACAAATCCCTGAGCCGCAAGGCACACTCGGGCCTTCTTTTTGGTAG
- the LOC129244005 gene encoding zinc finger CCCH domain-containing protein 15 homolog produces MPPKKAPAASKKTEQKKKEKIIEDKTFGLKNKKGSKQQKFIQQVQKQVQSGGQHPRTDGDKRKDDKEKKLQEQRELAMIFRPVQMQKVEKGTDPKSVVCAFFKQGSCTKGDKCKFSHDLTIEQKTEKRSIYVDMRDDDPDDNMANWDDAKLKEVVDKKHSDEKKRPTTDIICKYFLEAVEKSKYGWFWECPNGAKCIYRHALPQGYVLKKDKKKDDKPSEISLVDLIERERAALGSNQTRVTLETFLAWKKRKIQEKKDKMAAEEEKKKSDFSKGKQFGISGREMFSFNPDLVDDGPMEEGDAAFDNYERSDDEDVMEFKELDLAALSLAAQEADGTGTVASESRLQEQSDAAAKQAAEEEAATATAATSDENSIPANDAAPINKELFMGLVDELDDLDIEDGDDEDD; encoded by the exons ATGCCACCGAAAAAAGCTCCTGCTGCAAGCAAAAAAACCGAGcaaaagaagaaggagaagatcATTGAG GATAAgacttttggtttaaagaacAAGAAAGGCTCCAAACAGCAGAAATTCATACAGCAAGTACAAAAACAAGTGCAGTCCGGTGGTCAGCACCCACGTACCGATGGCGATAAACGAAAGGATGATAAGGAGAAGAAGCTGCAAGAGCAGCGTGAATTGGCCATGATCTTCCGACCCGtgcaaatgcagaaagtggaaAAGGGCACAGATCCAAAATCGGTAGTGTGTGCGTTCTTCAAACAAGGTAGCTGTACTAAGGGGGATAAGTGTAAGTTCTCGCACGACTTGACCATTGAACAAAAG ACCGAGAAGCGCTCAATATATGTGGATATGCGCGATGATGATCCTGATGACAACATGGCCAATTGGGATGATGCCAAATTGAAGGAAGTGGTAGATAAAAAGCACTCTGACGAAAAGAAGAGACCAACAACTGATATC atatgtaaatatttcctTGAAGCTGTGGAGAAATCCAAATATGGTTGGTTTTGGGAGTGTCCCAACGGTGCAAAATGCATCTACCGGCACGCGCTACCACAAGGATATGTGCtgaaaaaagataaaaagaaGGACGACAAACCTAGTGAGATTTCTTTAGTTGATCTAATTGAAAGAGAGCGCGCCGCACTCGGCTCAAATCAAACACGCGTTACTCTGGAAACTTTTTTGGCTTGGAAGAAACGCAAGATACAAGAAAAGAAAGATAAAATGGCTGCAGAAGAGGAGAAAAAGAAGAGTGACTTTAGCAAAGGCAAACAATTTGGAATTTCCGGAAGGGAAATGTTCAGTTTCAATCCTGACCTTGTCGATGATGGTCCAATGGAAGAAGGTGATGCAGCATTTGATAACTACGAGCGTTCAGACGACGAAGATGTAATGGAATTCAAGGAATTAGATTTAGCTGCACTTTCACTGGCTGCTCAGGAAGCGGATGGCACGGGAACCGTAGCCTCTGAATCGCGCTTGCAGGAGCAATCTGACGCGGCGGCGAAGCAAGCGGCTGAAGAGGAAGCTGCAACTGCTACTGCAGCAACAAGCGATGAAAATAGCATACCTGCCAACGATGCAGCACCCATTAACAAGGAACTATTTATGGGTCTTGTAGATGAGCTGGATGACCTGGATATTGAAGATGGAGACGATGAAGACGACtaa
- the LOC129244316 gene encoding uncharacterized protein LOC129244316 — protein MLKVLQINLHKSKNASAELLLNIEGVGYDVALVQEPWIASGNIVSGLKSQNYNTYIPIVKNKVRTAILVKKSICSYIDHNLSSDDLTVVALEGCKDETLLFGSCYMPHDEEAPQAELRKLVETAARKKHALVVGTDANAHHTVWGSADINDRGESLFTYILQSSLEIANRGEEPTYVGPTSKNVLDLTLYTSRHVMVQEWEVLSRPSLVPEDMGDPSKLHMCKYVYTRLYESSWI, from the exons ATGCTGAAAGTCCTTCAGATAAACCTCCACAAAAGTAAAAACGCctcagccgagctcctgctcaacaTAGAGGGAGTCGGCTACGATGTGGCTCTAGTCCAGGAACCATGGATAGCGTCGGGCAACATAGTCTCCGGTCTAAAGTCACAAAACTACAACACATACATCCCGATTGTAAAAAACAAGGTAAGAACAGCGATATTggtcaaaaaaagtatatgttcttacattgatcataatctctcttcagacgatCTGACAGTGGTGGCGCTGGAGGGCTGCAAGGATGAGACGCTACTCTTTGGGTCCTGCTATATGCCACATGATGAGGAAGCACCACAAGCGGAACTTCggaagctggtagaaacagctgccagaaagaagcatgctctggtggtaggaacggacgcaaacgcacatcacacggtctggggaagtgcagacataaacgaccgaggtgagtcactatttacctatattcttcaaagtagtctagaaatagctaatagaggtgaggaaccaacatatgtgggaccaacctcgaagaatgtactcgatttaacactctacacaagcaggcatgttatggttcaggaatgggaagtattgagtaggccctcatt GGTACCTGAGGATATGGGTGATCCCAGTAAACTGcatatgtgtaaatatgtatatacacgcCTATATGAGAGCAGTTGGATTTGA